Proteins encoded within one genomic window of Rubrobacter aplysinae:
- the dhaK gene encoding dihydroxyacetone kinase subunit DhaK has product MKKVLNAPDRAVEEMLRGMELAHGGRNGNDGESGLIRRLSGQTVAVRADAPVSGKVAIVSGGGSGHEPAHAGYVGPGMLDAACAGEVFTSPSPEPVLEATKAVDGGAGVFYVVKNYTGDVLNFEMAGELAGTEDIETDYVVINDDVAVEDSTHTTGRRGVAGTVLVHKICGGAADDGKSLPEIKSLAARVNENVRSMGMALTSCVPPERGEPIFDIAEDEMELGIGIHGEPGTERRKIEPADSIVDMLLEKVLGDSVDYSGSGGQDVAVMVNGMGGTPLMELYVAYARVHDVLAENGINVHGAPYVGEYMTSLEMAGFSVTLLKLDDEMKRYLAAPCSVAAGGLF; this is encoded by the coding sequence ATGAAGAAGGTCCTGAACGCCCCCGACCGGGCGGTCGAGGAGATGCTGCGCGGCATGGAGCTGGCCCACGGCGGGCGAAACGGAAACGACGGAGAGAGCGGCCTCATACGCCGCCTCTCCGGCCAGACCGTGGCGGTGCGCGCCGACGCGCCCGTTAGCGGCAAGGTCGCCATCGTAAGCGGTGGCGGCTCCGGCCACGAGCCCGCCCACGCCGGGTACGTCGGTCCCGGCATGCTCGACGCCGCCTGCGCCGGGGAAGTCTTCACCAGCCCCTCGCCGGAGCCGGTGCTAGAGGCGACGAAGGCCGTGGACGGCGGAGCGGGAGTGTTCTACGTCGTAAAGAACTACACCGGCGACGTGCTCAACTTCGAGATGGCCGGAGAGCTCGCCGGAACCGAAGATATAGAGACCGACTACGTCGTCATCAACGACGACGTGGCGGTCGAGGACTCGACGCATACCACCGGGCGGCGCGGCGTTGCCGGGACGGTGCTCGTGCACAAGATCTGCGGCGGCGCCGCCGACGACGGCAAGAGCCTCCCGGAGATAAAGTCCCTGGCCGCCCGCGTAAACGAGAACGTCCGCTCGATGGGCATGGCGCTCACGAGCTGTGTCCCGCCCGAGCGCGGCGAGCCCATCTTCGACATCGCCGAAGACGAGATGGAGCTCGGCATCGGCATCCACGGCGAGCCCGGCACCGAGCGCCGCAAGATAGAGCCCGCAGACAGCATCGTGGACATGCTCCTGGAGAAGGTGCTCGGCGACTCCGTGGACTACTCCGGATCAGGCGGTCAAGACGTGGCCGTGATGGTCAACGGCATGGGCGGCACGCCCCTGATGGAGCTATACGTAGCCTACGCTCGCGTCCATGACGTGCTCGCGGAGAACGGGATAAACGTCCACGGTGCGCCCTACGTCGGCGAGTACATGACCTCGCTGGAGATGGCCGGATTCTCGGTGACGCTGCTCAAGCTGGACGACGAGATGAAACGCTACCTCGCAGCCCCGTGCAGCGTCGCCGCCGGCGGGTTGTTCTAA
- a CDS encoding MIP/aquaporin family protein has translation MDFSVYLAEFVGTLILVLLGDGVVAGVLLRYSKAEDAGWIVITFGWGLAVALAVYSVGWVSGAHINPAVTVGLASIGSFDWAMVPGYILAQMLGAFTGAVLVWLAYYDHWGATEDAGLKLGAFCTAPGIRNTVPNFITEVIGTAMLVFGVVAIGANATAIGSSGGVDLAAVFSTGIAPLLVGFLVLAIGLSLGGPTGYAINPARDLGPRIAHAVLPIAGKGGSDWGYSWIPVVAPIVGGVIGAVAYNILGF, from the coding sequence GTGGACTTTAGCGTATACCTCGCCGAGTTCGTCGGCACCCTGATACTGGTTCTGCTGGGCGACGGCGTGGTCGCCGGCGTACTACTGAGATACTCCAAGGCGGAGGATGCGGGCTGGATCGTCATTACCTTCGGGTGGGGCCTGGCCGTGGCCCTGGCGGTCTACTCAGTAGGCTGGGTTAGCGGCGCCCACATAAACCCGGCGGTCACCGTGGGTCTGGCCTCGATAGGCTCCTTCGACTGGGCCATGGTGCCGGGATACATACTGGCCCAGATGCTCGGCGCGTTCACCGGAGCCGTGCTGGTGTGGCTCGCCTACTACGATCACTGGGGGGCCACCGAGGATGCCGGCCTGAAGCTCGGCGCGTTCTGCACCGCGCCCGGTATCCGCAACACCGTGCCGAACTTCATTACCGAGGTCATCGGCACCGCCATGCTCGTCTTCGGCGTCGTTGCCATCGGCGCGAACGCGACGGCGATAGGCTCCTCCGGGGGCGTGGACCTCGCCGCCGTCTTCTCCACGGGTATAGCGCCGCTGCTCGTCGGCTTCCTGGTGCTCGCCATCGGGCTCTCACTCGGTGGCCCGACGGGCTACGCCATCAACCCGGCCCGCGACCTCGGGCCGCGTATAGCCCACGCCGTGCTCCCGATAGCCGGCAAGGGTGGCTCGGACTGGGGCTACTCCTGGATACCGGTGGTTGCCCCCATAGTCGGCGGCGTTATCGGCGCGGTGGCCTACAATATCCTCGGGTTCTAG